The genomic stretch CTTCGACATGCTGCTCATCCCCGGCGGGCACTCTCCCGACAACCTCCGGGCCGACGAGCGCTTCGTCCAGTTCGTGAAGGAGTTTGATGACCGCGGCAAGCTCATCGCGGCGGTGTGCCACGGGCCCCAGCTCTTCATCTCCGCGGACATCCTGGACGGACGGACACTCACCGCGTGGACGACGATTCAGCATGACTTGCGCCGCATCCCCAATGTCCAGGTGAAGGACGAGGCGGTGGTGCGGGACGCCAACTGGATCACCAGCCGCAAGCCGGACGACCTCGAGGACTTCAGCCGCGCCATCATCGAGGACCTGAAGGGCGCGGGCGCCCGAGGAGAGCGGGAAGCACGCACCTGAGGTGGCGTCTACTTCCGGCCGCTGAGAATGTGCTGGAGGAGCTGACGCGAGATGTGGAGCAGCTTCGCGGCCCCGCGCACGCTCCCATCGGATTTCGCCAGGGCCTCGTCCACCAACGTGTCGCGGACGAGGCTCTCGAAGCCGTGCAGAGGCACCCGTCCCGCGCTCGCCCGCAGCGCGGTGACCAGATCGGGGGGACGCGCCAGCGTCTCCAGCCAGACGGCCTCCAGCCGCGCGAGGTCCAGCGGCTTGGGAAGGAAGGCACGCACGCCCTCCTGCGCGAGTTGGAAGGCCTGCTCCGCCGTCGCCGTTCCGCTGATGGCGATGACGTGTGGCAGCGGCTCCAGCTCACACAGCGGCGCCAGCAGCTCGATGCTGTCCCCATCCG from Myxococcus xanthus encodes the following:
- a CDS encoding response regulator, which translates into the protein MGRVRHLLVVEDATRLARAIEEALRSRAERCTHVASIAAARQVLRSDAPDAVILDVSLPDGDSIELLAPLCELEPLPHVIAISGTATAEQAFQLAQEGVRAFLPKPLDLARLEAVWLETLARPPDLVTALRASAGRVPLHGFESLVRDTLVDEALAKSDGSVRGAAKLLHISRQLLQHILSGRK
- a CDS encoding type 1 glutamine amidotransferase domain-containing protein, producing MADGKRIACIVGSGFEDSELRVPYDKLRTEGHEVVLIGKKAGEEVVGKQGKEKFRVERSIDDVQVQDFDMLLIPGGHSPDNLRADERFVQFVKEFDDRGKLIAAVCHGPQLFISADILDGRTLTAWTTIQHDLRRIPNVQVKDEAVVRDANWITSRKPDDLEDFSRAIIEDLKGAGARGEREART